From Bacteroides uniformis:
AGACGACTATAGTGCCTCCCACAACCAGGAGATTGCCTGGGAGATAGAGAAGCTGAACCAGCAGTTCCTGGACGAAGGCCGCAACTATGTCCTTGTAGGTCCCGGACGCTGGGGTAGCAGTGACACCTGGCTCGGCATCCCCGTGAAGTGGCCGCACATCAGCGCTGCCCGCGTGATAGTGGAAGCCGGACTGACCAACTACCGGGTAGACCCCAGCCAGGGAACCCACTTCTTCCAGAACCTGACCTCCTTTGGAGTGGGATACTTTACCATCAACGCCTTTATGAATGACGGCGTATACAACCAGGAATTCCTGAATGCACAGCCTGCCGTACACGAGACGAAGTACCTGCGGCATGTACATTTCCACCAGCCGATGGTGGTAAAGATGGATGGCAAGAAGAAACTGGGAGTGGTGCTGATGCCCGAAGAATAAATCAGTCCGTCAGCCGGTGCAGCACAATCATCACCACCTCTGCGGGAGCAAACATGCGGATGGCTTTCTGCGAAGTGCCGATGCCGTTGGTGACAATCATCGGGATGTTCTTTGAGTTGTACTTCAGCCCGGAGAGGAACCGCTGCCCGTAGTGCGAGGGGACTATCGGTGCATAAAGCCCGAACAGCGTCACCTGCCCGCCATGCGTGTGTCCGGCCAGGATGAGATCGGAGTTTGTCACCGGGACGTCCTCGGCATAGTCTGGCGTATGCGTCAGCAGGATTACGAAATCGTCGGGCGAAAGGCCGAGTGTGGGCGATGTGCCGTTCTTGCCCAAGTCGAAAGGATTGCGCCCGCCCGCCACAAGAATCCGCTCACCGCCACGCCGCAGGGTGTCCACCTTATGCTCCAGCAGATGCATGCCATAATGCCTCATTTCGCGCACGATGTCGTCATAGCAAGCCTCGTAGTCATTGTTGCCAAGCACGGCATAGGTGCCCAACGGCGTCTTCACTTGCGCCAGGGCAGCCATGACGGGCGGCACGTACTGGCAGCCTTCGTGAAAGTCACCGCCAATCAGCAGCACGTCGGCCTTCTGGTCTATGAGCAGGCGGACCAGGTCCTTCAATCCCTCCTCCTTCAGCAGGCTTTTGTAGTGCAGGTCGGAGACAAAGGCGATGCGGAAGCCCTCGAAGGCGGCAGGCACGTCGCGATGCGTGAAGTCGTACGTCTTAATGCGGCTGACGCCCTTATAGGCCGAGCCTACGTGGGTGGTTTTCGATGTGATTCTTGTACCTCGCTGCACAATTACCTTTTGTACCGGTGCCGTTTTCTTTATCTGCTGTTTCTTTACCTCGCCCTTCGCCGGCTGGCGGCGGACATTACGCAAATCAGACTGGTCAAAGGTGAACATCGGCGAAAGGCGGGCAGGCAACCCGATAGTATCGCCAAGCTGCGTGCTGTCTGCCTGCATGACTGGCTGCGGCAACGACACGGTAATCATCCGCTTGGAACGGCAGGAAGACAAGAGCAGCAGAGAAAGAATGGATATGTAGACTAACTTCTTCATCATAAGTGGGTACAAATATAGGGATTTTCAGTATTTTTGCTGGCAGATGCCGAACTAAATTGGAACTACGATGAACGAGATTAAACAGAATTCACCCTACGCATGGTTTCTCGCCGCCCGCCCCAAGACGTTGACGGGAGCCATCATCCCGGTATTGCTGGGCAGTGCCCTTGCCTTCAGCGACGGACAGTTCAAGACCGCACCCGCCCTGCTGTGCGCCCTCTTTGCCTGCGGCATGCAGATTGCCGCCAACTTTATCAACGACCTCTTCGACTTCCAGAAAGGGACCGACCGTCGGGAAGACCGGCTGGGGCCGCAGCGCG
This genomic window contains:
- a CDS encoding metallophosphoesterase, whose product is MKKLVYISILSLLLLSSCRSKRMITVSLPQPVMQADSTQLGDTIGLPARLSPMFTFDQSDLRNVRRQPAKGEVKKQQIKKTAPVQKVIVQRGTRITSKTTHVGSAYKGVSRIKTYDFTHRDVPAAFEGFRIAFVSDLHYKSLLKEEGLKDLVRLLIDQKADVLLIGGDFHEGCQYVPPVMAALAQVKTPLGTYAVLGNNDYEACYDDIVREMRHYGMHLLEHKVDTLRRGGERILVAGGRNPFDLGKNGTSPTLGLSPDDFVILLTHTPDYAEDVPVTNSDLILAGHTHGGQVTLFGLYAPIVPSHYGQRFLSGLKYNSKNIPMIVTNGIGTSQKAIRMFAPAEVVMIVLHRLTD